The region TTTGTAACACACAGTTTAAACGAAGACGGTTCCTGGAAAGACTTAACAAAACAAAAAAATTCAAGCTCAGATATATCGCCAACTGCAGGACAAATGCCAAGATTATTGGGATTAGCGCAGGCTTCTAAGATTTACAGAAATGTTGATGGAATAACAATCAAAGACAAATTCTCTGTTAATGGTGATGAAGTAGCTTGGGGAACTATTGGTAATGCCAGTACTTCTGAAGGTTTATTTTTTGAAACCATAAATGCTGCAGGAGTTTTACAGGTACCAATGGTAATGAGTGTTTGGGACGATGAATACGGAATTTCGGTTCACGCAAAACACCAGACGACTAAAGAAAATATCTCTGAAATTTTAAAAGGATACCAGCGCGATGAAGACGCTAAAGGTTATGAAATCTTTAGAGTAAAAGGCTGGGATTATGCAGAATTGATTTCGACTTATGAAAGAGCCGGAGCTATTGCAAGAGAAGAACATATTCCGGTTTTAATTCACGTAAGCGAATTGACACAGCCTCAGGGCCACTCTACTTCTGGTTCTCACGAACGTTATAAAAGTGCAGAAAGACTGGCTTGGGAAAAAGATTATGACTGTATCCGCCAAATGCGTTTGTGGATGATTGCCATCAATATTGCTTCTCCGGAAGAGCTTTCTGAACTTGATTTCGAATTAAAGAAACATGTTTTAGAGGCTAAAAAAGAAGCTTGGAATTCATTCATCAATCCAATTATTGAGGAACAGAAAAACCTTCTTGAATTATTAGGACAAATTGCAGAAGCAAGCATCAATCATAAAGAAAGAATTAAAAAATTAATTTCTGAATTAGCCGCGATTAAAGCGCCTTTAAAAAAGGAATTATTAGTTTATGCTAGAAAAATTCTTCGTTTTATTGAAGTTCCAAACAGCAAAGTTCTACTTTCAAACTGGATTACAAGATTTATAACCGAAACTCAGGAAAAGTTCAGCAGTAATCAGCATTCTGAGTCTGCTCAAAATGTATTTTCTGTTGAAAAAGTACTTCCTGAATATGCAGAAAATGCAAAGCCGGATTTAGATGGAAGAATGATTCTTCGTGATAATTTTGATGCGTTATTTGCAAAATATCCTGAAACTTTAATTTTCGGTGAAGATGTTGGAAACATCGGAGACGTAAATCAAGGTTTGGAAGGAATGCAGGAAAAATACGGAGAACTTCGTGTTGCTGATGTCGGAATTCGTGAAGCTACCATTATTGGACAGGGAATCGGAATGGCATTGAGAGGTTTACGTCCTATTGCAGAAATTCAATACTTAGATTATTTATTGTACGCTATTCAAATCATGAGTGACGATTTAGCTACATTACAATATAGAACTGTTGGAAAACAAAAAGCACCATTAATCATTAGAACCCGCGGACACCGTTTGGAAGGAATCTGGCATTCTGGCTCTCCAATGGGAATGATTATCAACGCGATTCGTGGAATTCATGTGTTGGTTCCAAGAGATATGACACAAGCGGCCGGTTTCTATAACACTTTGTTAGAATGTGATGAACCTGCTCTTGTTATTGAATGTTTAAACGGTTACAGATTAAAAGAAAAAACACCTCTAAATTTTGGTGAATTTAAAACACCTATTGGAGTTGTAGAAACTTTAAAAGAAGGTGCCGATATTACTTTAGTTTCTTACGGATCAACATTACGTTTGGTACAGCAAGCAGCTAATGAGTTATTAGAATTAGGAATTGACTGTGAAATAATTGACATTCAGTCTTTACTTCCATTCGACATCAATAAAGATATTGTGAAAAGTATCGCAAAAACGAATCGTCTTTTAGTTATTGATGAAGATGTTCCTGGTGGTGCTTCAGCATTTATCTTACAGCAGATTCTGGAAGAACAAGACGCTTATAAATATTTGGACAGCAAACCGCAGACTCTTGCTGCAAAAGCACACAGACCAGCATACGGAACTGACGGTGATTATTTCTCAAAACCTTCTGCTGAAGATATCTTCGAGAAAATTTATGGAATGATGCATGAAGTTAATCCTTCTAAATTTCCTAGTTTATACTAAGATTTAGAAGGTTTTAGATAGTAAAAAAGCTCCAAGATTTTTGGAGTTTTTTTTTATTTTTACACATAAATTTTGTCATTTCGAGGAACGAGAAATCACACTCGAAATTCTACAAAGATTGGCGACATCCTGTGTGGAGTTACTAGTGCGATTTCTCTCTTCGGTCGAAATGACAAAAAATCCGTTTAAACATTATATTAAAATAAAAATCCGTGTCAATCCGCGCTTTCGCGAAAGCGAATCCGTTTCATCTGCGTTCTATATCACGAATTAAAGATCTTTCAACATCGCTCTAGCTCGCTCTAGATCTTCAGCCGTATCGATACCAATTCCGACATGTTTAGTTTCGACCATTTTAATGCGTTTTCCGAATTCTAAATATCTCAGCTGTTCCAATTTCTCTGAAGCTTCTAAAGTTTTCATAGGAAGGCTGTAAAAGTCTAATAAAGCCTGTTTTCTAAAAGCATAGATTCCGATATGCTGAAAATATCTTACTCCAACATTTTTCTCTCTCGGATACGGAATTACAGATCTTGAAAAATACAATGCAAACTGCGATTGATCTACCACCACTTTTACATTGTTTGGATTATTTATTTCGTCTACATTTGTAATTTCACGCATTAACGAAGCCAAATCGATTTTTCTGTCCGGATCATTTTTAAAAACTGACAAAACCTCAGCTAAAGGTTCCGCTTCCGTAAAAGGCTCATCACCCTGAACATTTACCACAATATCAACATCAAGATCTGCGATAGCTTCAGCAATTCTGTCACTTCCAGATTCATGCTCTTTGATGCTCATAATGGCTTTTCCACCATTTGAAACGATTTCATCAAAAATCAAATCAGAATCGGTTACTACAAAAACATCGTCGAATAGTTTTGTCGAAACCGCAGCTTCATAGGTTCTCAGAATTATTGTTTTACCTCCTAAATCCTGCATCAGTTTTGCCGGAAAACGGGTTGAAGCATATCTGGCTGGAATTACTGCTATTATTTTCATTCTTATATTTTACTGAGTTAAAAAAACTCAAAATTTAGTAATTTAATTTTCACTGGTTTTAAGTGTTTGCAAATATGCAAAAATTACTTTTAAATTCTCTGTTTTTATATTTCTGTAAAGGATGAAAATCGTGTTCAGGAATTTTCTATTTACCAGCAAACAATACATCGATTGATTATTCGTCTTATTTATTAAGGTAAGAAATCAAACAAAAACTGTAACACGAAGATAAGTTGCAGGAATTAATGTAGAATTTGTGTCATTACTTTTGTTTTGACTGTTAACTAATTCTCCAAGTTTAGCATACAAATCAGAAGTTTTTCCATTTTGTTCAGCAGCTTCAAAAGCATTCATGGTGGGACCATAATAAGTTTTTAATCGATTTAGCCACTCCGAAGGCGGGAATGCTGCTTTAAATGTAAAGGTATCTCTCTCAAAAGAAATATTTTCTTTAGGAACACCCGCATTTGTGAATCTTTCAATCACGTTATCCTCAATCCCCCAAAGCATCGGACTTATAAAACCCTCAGGAGGCGGTGGTGTAAATTCAGCACTAATCTTCAGGATTTGTGCAATCAGTGTTGGGTCTCCGGGTATCCAATTTCCCATAATAATTTTACCTCCAGGTCGTGTAACACGAACCATTTCTTTAGCAACATCAAAAGGTTTTGGGGCAAACATTGCTCCAAAAATGCTCATCGTAACATCGAAAGACTGATTTTTTAATTCATTCAGATCGGTTGCGTCACCTTCTTGAAATACAATATTGTCCAATCCTTCCTTTTTTGCCCGAAGATTACCCGCTTCAACTAAATTTCTTGCTATATCAACACCTAAAACATTGGCGCCTAATTTTGCCGAAGGTATTGCGGTGGTACCATCGCCACAGCCGAGATCTAAAACGTCACTGTTTTCTTTAATTCCAATTTTGGCAACCAATTCCGCACCGCTTTCTCTCATAGATTCTGCCACGCGTGTAAAATCGCCTTTTTCCCATAATGCTTTGTTTGGATTCATGTTAGTTTTATCAGTGATTATAGTGCTGATGCCGCACTCTTGCTTAATTTGTAAACATCTTCTATCATTTTTTAAATTATCACCAGTTAATCCTAAAAGGCATTTAAAAAACTACTTAAAAAAGAAGATACAAAACAAACAATCAACTGACAAACAACTAGTTATACAAAAATAAACAAATTTAGATGAAACATTTTACTATCTCACCAAATTTATTTTTTAAACAAATTGTGTAGATTATAAATTTTTAGACCGTCGCTATTGATAATTAAAAACACCTTTGTGACGATACACATAAAAAAGTATTGGTTTGCGGAAGTTTTTTAAACTAAATGAGGAAAAACAATCCTTCAATTGCATTCATAGGGCTCCCATATCCTAAAAACAGAAACGACATTTTATCTGTGTTTGAAAACGAAGATGAAATTGAATGTAAGTCGTTTAGTATATTCACTTTGTAAACGTTTTTTTTTGCCACAGATTAAAAGGATTAAAAAGATTTTCTAACAATGCTTTTAAAATTTTCTCGCAGATTAAGCTGATTATTAATTCGAACGACCAATAAAAAAATCCGTTAAATCTGCAAAATCTTCGAGAAACAAAAAACTAAGCATCTATGAATCTTCACAATACTAAGCTTTTAAAATAAAAAATCTGTGAAAATCCTTTTAATCTGTGGCTAAAGTTTTTATTCCTCAAAACTTTCGTCCTTAAATCCTATCAAATACAGCTTATTTTTGGCACGTGTCATTGCAGTATAAAGCCATCTAATATAATCACGATCAATTCCGTCTGGTAAATACGGTTGTTCTACAAAAACCGTGTTCCATTGTCCTCCCTGTGATTTATGACACGTAATAGCGTACGAAAATTTAACCTGAAGTCCGTTAAAATATTCGTTTTCTTTTACTTTTTGGAATCTCTTGTACTTCGTTGGTTCGTCTTCGTAATCCTTCATTACTTCTTCATACAGACGATTTGATTCTTCGTAAGTTAAAGAAGGAGATTCGCTTTTTAAAGTATCCAAAATCAAAACCGTCTCAAAAGGTTTCTGATCCGGAT is a window of Flavobacterium crocinum DNA encoding:
- the kdsB gene encoding 3-deoxy-manno-octulosonate cytidylyltransferase yields the protein MKIIAVIPARYASTRFPAKLMQDLGGKTIILRTYEAAVSTKLFDDVFVVTDSDLIFDEIVSNGGKAIMSIKEHESGSDRIAEAIADLDVDIVVNVQGDEPFTEAEPLAEVLSVFKNDPDRKIDLASLMREITNVDEINNPNNVKVVVDQSQFALYFSRSVIPYPREKNVGVRYFQHIGIYAFRKQALLDFYSLPMKTLEASEKLEQLRYLEFGKRIKMVETKHVGIGIDTAEDLERARAMLKDL
- a CDS encoding class I SAM-dependent methyltransferase; this encodes MNPNKALWEKGDFTRVAESMRESGAELVAKIGIKENSDVLDLGCGDGTTAIPSAKLGANVLGVDIARNLVEAGNLRAKKEGLDNIVFQEGDATDLNELKNQSFDVTMSIFGAMFAPKPFDVAKEMVRVTRPGGKIIMGNWIPGDPTLIAQILKISAEFTPPPPEGFISPMLWGIEDNVIERFTNAGVPKENISFERDTFTFKAAFPPSEWLNRLKTYYGPTMNAFEAAEQNGKTSDLYAKLGELVNSQNKSNDTNSTLIPATYLRVTVFV
- a CDS encoding alpha-ketoacid dehydrogenase subunit alpha/beta, whose amino-acid sequence is MIKEINNTTLTFEDFKTEVLNDYRTAVISRECSLLGRKEVLTGKAKFGIFGDGKEVPQLAMAKAFKNGDFRSGYYRDQTFMMAIGELDAKQFFAGLYGHTDLAFDPMSAGRQMGGHFVTHSLNEDGSWKDLTKQKNSSSDISPTAGQMPRLLGLAQASKIYRNVDGITIKDKFSVNGDEVAWGTIGNASTSEGLFFETINAAGVLQVPMVMSVWDDEYGISVHAKHQTTKENISEILKGYQRDEDAKGYEIFRVKGWDYAELISTYERAGAIAREEHIPVLIHVSELTQPQGHSTSGSHERYKSAERLAWEKDYDCIRQMRLWMIAINIASPEELSELDFELKKHVLEAKKEAWNSFINPIIEEQKNLLELLGQIAEASINHKERIKKLISELAAIKAPLKKELLVYARKILRFIEVPNSKVLLSNWITRFITETQEKFSSNQHSESAQNVFSVEKVLPEYAENAKPDLDGRMILRDNFDALFAKYPETLIFGEDVGNIGDVNQGLEGMQEKYGELRVADVGIREATIIGQGIGMALRGLRPIAEIQYLDYLLYAIQIMSDDLATLQYRTVGKQKAPLIIRTRGHRLEGIWHSGSPMGMIINAIRGIHVLVPRDMTQAAGFYNTLLECDEPALVIECLNGYRLKEKTPLNFGEFKTPIGVVETLKEGADITLVSYGSTLRLVQQAANELLELGIDCEIIDIQSLLPFDINKDIVKSIAKTNRLLVIDEDVPGGASAFILQQILEEQDAYKYLDSKPQTLAAKAHRPAYGTDGDYFSKPSAEDIFEKIYGMMHEVNPSKFPSLY